In a single window of the Melissococcus plutonius ATCC 35311 genome:
- the alr gene encoding alanine racemase: protein MVVGRHRPTKIHIDTQAIYNNVHNEKKRLAAETELFAVVKANGYGHGAVQTAYAAKKGGATGFCVALLDEALELREASLPDPILILGIVMPDYIEDLLAYDLSVTVTDQSWLERAAIILEKLKPRKPLRLHIKVDTGMGRIGFLTETAVKKAINTITNNPYMEWEGIFTHFSTADERDTDYFDHQNEKFQKIIQILPFLPQYVHVSNSATALWHQENNYNMVRFGVAMYGLNPSGGKLATPYPLLPALSLTSELVQVKKLPAGEGIGYGETYITSQDEWIGTFPMGYADGWLRHMQGFYVLVNGEKSEIIGRVSMDQCMIHLKKEIPVGTKVTLVGKDQEEEITLQMIADHLQTIHYEVACTFSQRVPREYK, encoded by the coding sequence ATGGTTGTAGGACGGCATCGTCCAACAAAAATACATATTGATACACAAGCAATCTATAACAATGTTCATAATGAAAAAAAGCGATTGGCAGCAGAAACAGAATTATTTGCAGTTGTTAAAGCAAATGGCTATGGACATGGCGCTGTTCAAACAGCCTATGCAGCAAAAAAGGGAGGAGCAACCGGTTTTTGTGTTGCTTTACTAGATGAGGCCCTTGAGTTACGTGAAGCGTCATTACCAGATCCTATTCTTATCCTAGGTATTGTAATGCCTGATTATATTGAAGATTTATTAGCCTACGATTTATCAGTCACTGTCACAGATCAATCTTGGTTGGAGAGGGCAGCAATTATTTTAGAGAAGTTAAAACCAAGGAAACCTTTGAGATTACATATTAAAGTGGACACAGGAATGGGAAGAATTGGTTTCTTAACCGAAACAGCTGTGAAAAAAGCAATAAATACAATAACAAATAATCCTTATATGGAATGGGAAGGCATCTTTACCCATTTTTCTACAGCAGACGAGAGAGATACAGATTATTTTGATCATCAAAATGAAAAATTTCAAAAGATAATTCAAATTCTTCCCTTTTTACCACAGTATGTTCATGTTAGTAACAGTGCAACTGCACTTTGGCATCAAGAAAATAATTATAATATGGTTCGTTTTGGTGTAGCGATGTATGGATTAAATCCCTCAGGTGGCAAACTTGCTACACCTTATCCATTACTTCCTGCACTTAGCCTTACCAGTGAATTAGTTCAGGTAAAAAAATTACCAGCTGGAGAAGGGATTGGCTATGGAGAAACGTATATCACTTCCCAGGATGAATGGATTGGTACTTTTCCTATGGGGTATGCAGATGGTTGGTTAAGACATATGCAAGGTTTTTATGTATTAGTGAATGGTGAAAAAAGTGAAATTATTGGACGAGTATCCATGGATCAGTGTATGATTCATTTAAAGAAAGAAATTCCTGTTGGAACAAAGGTAACATTAGTTGGTAAAGATCAAGAGGAGGAGATTACTTTACAGATGATTGCAGATCATTTGCAGACCATTCATTATGAAGTAGCTTGTACCTTCTCACAAAGAGTGCCAAGGGAATACAAATAA